The following are encoded in a window of Paludisphaera rhizosphaerae genomic DNA:
- a CDS encoding glycoside hydrolase 5 family protein, with the protein MQRIVFVVVALLGNLAALAEGPVEARVTARGPRLEREGREYRAIGVNVPHLHQIYLGTWFHIPHVYGTPEKARAAAEEAVADASRSGMAFIRFFAGPGYPIESSRLYDRDPAAYWRGMDELFALCKRSGVRLVPCLNVASRHLAFAEPRSAILDPSSKTWAENRRYVETFVKRYNDDPTVLAWELENELMLAADVDMKGLPLLPRGVYPEGAVVRETGEREDSLTWEMVQRVYREQAAFIKSIDPDRPVTSGDAGVRPEATSRRETFPDFRYRDDSWREHLANELAAQPEPLDLFSLHHYGPGTTDAGPKGNGPDALERARLTARAVRAARLPLFVGEMGQDVPSFKSDPDARWARAYIDMAEEEGVSLIAVWVWHFPWQPDLTVDSRSHPALVERARRFNRRYAGIE; encoded by the coding sequence ATGCAGCGAATCGTCTTCGTCGTCGTGGCACTCCTCGGGAATCTCGCCGCGCTGGCCGAGGGGCCCGTTGAGGCTCGTGTCACGGCCCGAGGCCCTCGGCTCGAACGGGAGGGGCGGGAGTATCGCGCGATCGGCGTGAACGTGCCGCATCTGCACCAGATCTACCTGGGGACCTGGTTCCATATCCCCCACGTCTACGGCACGCCCGAGAAAGCCCGGGCGGCCGCCGAGGAGGCCGTCGCGGACGCCTCGCGCAGCGGGATGGCGTTCATCCGGTTCTTCGCCGGGCCCGGGTATCCGATCGAATCGTCGCGGCTCTACGACCGCGATCCCGCCGCCTACTGGCGAGGCATGGACGAACTATTCGCCCTCTGCAAACGGTCGGGCGTGCGGTTGGTCCCTTGCCTCAACGTCGCCAGCCGTCATCTCGCCTTCGCCGAGCCCCGCAGTGCGATCCTCGACCCCTCGTCGAAGACCTGGGCGGAGAACCGTCGCTACGTCGAGACCTTCGTCAAACGCTACAACGACGACCCCACCGTTCTGGCCTGGGAGCTGGAGAACGAGCTCATGCTGGCCGCCGACGTCGACATGAAGGGGCTCCCACTCCTGCCGCGTGGGGTGTATCCCGAAGGCGCCGTCGTCCGCGAGACCGGCGAGCGCGAGGACTCGCTGACCTGGGAGATGGTGCAGCGGGTCTATCGCGAGCAGGCCGCGTTCATCAAGTCGATCGACCCGGACCGTCCCGTAACGAGCGGCGACGCGGGCGTCCGTCCCGAGGCGACCAGCCGTCGCGAGACCTTCCCGGACTTCCGCTATCGCGACGATTCCTGGCGCGAGCATCTGGCCAATGAACTGGCCGCCCAGCCCGAGCCGCTCGACCTCTTCAGTCTCCACCATTACGGCCCGGGAACCACCGACGCCGGCCCGAAGGGGAATGGTCCCGACGCCCTCGAACGAGCCCGCCTCACGGCCCGCGCGGTCAGGGCCGCACGTCTTCCCCTGTTCGTCGGCGAGATGGGTCAGGACGTCCCCTCGTTCAAATCCGACCCCGACGCCAGATGGGCTCGTGCCTACATCGACATGGCCGAGGAAGAGGGCGTCTCGCTGATCGCCGTTTGGGTCTGGCACTTCCCCTGGCAGCCCGACCTGACCGTTGACTCTCGTTCCCATCCGGCTCTCGTCGAACGCGCCCGGCGCTTCAACCGTCGCTACGCCGGGATCGAGTGA
- a CDS encoding sulfatase-like hydrolase/transferase: MKIRTPIVLAILATAFATAAAPPDTPPERPLRKPAGMRMDASGPLRAYLDAVTTNWLLPAPKANPAMLAMFADRDRQPYRNLLPWSGEFAGKYLTGASQVYQATHNPELGKSLREFVRALLPLQDADGYFGPFPKEHRLTGSAPNIDNKPGSTWDAWGHYHMMLGLLTWDEAVGDPDALAAAVKIADLLCNRYLGEKRPRMVDAGSTEMNLAPAHALMMVYEKTRQPKYLELAKQVVAEFAAVGGDGKPLAGDYLRRGLADEPFYKTPKPRWESLHPMEALAALGRVEADADARKAFANLWWSIAELDRHDNGGFSSGEQAQGDPYHQGAIETCCTIAWLALTADMLKQSGDPVTADELELSTLNSALGMFSPSGRWSTYNTPMDGVRLANYHEIVFQSRPGSPDLNCCSVNAARGIGLVSQWALLSDDDGVMILNWYGAGRLSGRLKGGANVGFETESDYPASGRVRIKVRINQPTTFPLALRIPQWSTATKISVAGKAEADVKPATYHKINREWKDGDVVEIDLDMTPRAWVGEKASAGRSALYAGPVLLAYDARLNDNGPDDPEPIDARSIKLVPASSWKGPYSPIVLAEARTTAGKTVKLCDFATAGADGSRYRSWLRVENVAATPFSHDHTFRTGPATTPTPAAVNAPPKTKRPNVLLILADDMGFSDLGCFGGEIATPNLDRLAANGLRYSQFYNTARCWPSRAAIMTGYYAQQVNRDPARTRPGWAALLPQLLKPAGYRAYHSGKWHIDGPVLAGGFDRSYLSEDYDRHFTPKKHQIDDKPLPPVKPGDGYYSTTAIADHAVDWLAEHENKHKDEPFLLYLAFIAPHFPIQAPQEDIDRYRTRYLEGWDALREARRNRQKELGLLDAALSPRDPKTIPSWNLPEAELKKRIGPGEAGYAVAWDSLTDEQKTFQATKMAIHAAMVDRLDREVGKVLAKLEAAGMMDDTLILFASDNGASAEEIIRGDGHDPNAPAGADHTFLSLGPGWSTASNTPFRLHKSWNHEGGVATPLIAHWPARIKSKGQFRRAPGHLIDVAPTLLELAGLSAPDSWEGRPRPSLPGKSLVPTFDADVAVNRDVIFFRHEKNKALRRGDWKIVAAGQNAPWELYDLAVDRSETRNLAAEKPEIVREMAEIWGRLDREYQEQGASGGK; the protein is encoded by the coding sequence ATGAAAATCCGCACGCCCATCGTCCTTGCGATCCTCGCCACGGCGTTCGCGACGGCCGCCGCGCCGCCGGATACGCCTCCGGAACGTCCGTTGCGAAAACCGGCGGGAATGCGGATGGACGCCTCGGGCCCGTTGCGGGCTTATCTCGACGCCGTTACGACGAACTGGCTCTTGCCAGCCCCGAAGGCGAACCCCGCCATGCTGGCGATGTTCGCCGACCGCGATCGACAGCCTTATCGCAACCTCCTGCCGTGGTCGGGGGAGTTCGCCGGCAAGTACCTCACGGGCGCGTCGCAGGTCTATCAGGCCACGCACAACCCTGAGCTGGGCAAGTCGCTCCGCGAGTTCGTCCGGGCGCTGCTGCCGCTGCAGGACGCCGACGGCTACTTCGGACCCTTCCCGAAGGAGCATCGCCTGACCGGTTCGGCCCCGAACATCGACAACAAGCCGGGCTCCACCTGGGACGCCTGGGGGCATTATCACATGATGCTCGGCCTCTTGACGTGGGATGAGGCCGTCGGCGATCCCGACGCCCTGGCCGCCGCCGTCAAGATCGCCGACCTGCTTTGCAACCGCTACCTCGGCGAGAAGCGGCCCAGGATGGTCGACGCCGGCTCGACCGAGATGAACCTCGCCCCGGCGCACGCGCTGATGATGGTTTATGAGAAGACCCGCCAGCCGAAGTACCTGGAGTTGGCCAAGCAGGTCGTCGCCGAGTTCGCCGCGGTCGGCGGCGACGGCAAGCCGCTGGCCGGGGACTACCTCCGGCGCGGCCTCGCGGATGAACCGTTCTACAAGACCCCCAAGCCTCGATGGGAGAGCCTGCACCCGATGGAGGCCCTCGCCGCGCTGGGGCGCGTCGAGGCCGACGCCGACGCCCGCAAGGCGTTCGCCAACCTCTGGTGGAGCATCGCCGAGCTGGACCGCCACGACAACGGCGGCTTTTCCTCCGGCGAGCAGGCCCAGGGCGACCCCTACCATCAAGGCGCCATCGAGACCTGCTGCACCATCGCCTGGCTCGCCCTCACGGCCGACATGCTCAAGCAGTCGGGCGACCCCGTCACGGCCGACGAACTGGAGCTTTCCACGCTCAACTCGGCCCTCGGGATGTTCTCCCCCTCAGGCCGGTGGAGCACCTACAACACGCCGATGGATGGCGTCCGCCTCGCCAACTACCACGAGATCGTCTTCCAGTCCCGCCCGGGCTCGCCCGACTTGAACTGCTGCTCCGTGAATGCGGCTCGGGGGATCGGCCTGGTCTCGCAGTGGGCGCTCCTCAGCGACGACGACGGCGTGATGATCCTGAACTGGTACGGAGCCGGCCGCCTTTCCGGCCGCCTGAAGGGAGGCGCGAACGTCGGCTTCGAGACGGAGAGCGACTACCCCGCCTCCGGCCGCGTCCGCATCAAGGTCCGCATCAATCAGCCCACGACCTTCCCACTAGCCTTGCGCATCCCCCAATGGTCGACCGCCACGAAGATCAGCGTCGCCGGCAAGGCTGAAGCCGACGTCAAACCGGCGACCTACCACAAGATCAATCGCGAGTGGAAGGACGGCGACGTCGTCGAGATCGACCTGGACATGACGCCCCGCGCCTGGGTCGGCGAGAAGGCTTCCGCAGGCCGTTCCGCCCTCTACGCTGGGCCGGTCTTGCTGGCCTACGACGCTCGCCTGAACGACAACGGCCCCGACGACCCCGAGCCGATCGACGCTCGCTCCATCAAGCTCGTCCCCGCTTCGTCATGGAAGGGACCGTACTCTCCGATCGTCCTCGCCGAGGCCAGGACCACGGCCGGCAAGACGGTGAAGCTCTGCGACTTCGCCACCGCCGGCGCGGACGGCTCGCGCTACCGCTCGTGGCTTCGCGTCGAGAACGTCGCGGCGACGCCTTTCTCGCATGACCACACTTTCCGCACCGGACCGGCGACCACGCCGACGCCAGCGGCCGTCAACGCCCCGCCGAAGACGAAACGGCCGAACGTGCTGCTGATCCTGGCCGACGACATGGGCTTCTCCGATCTCGGCTGCTTTGGCGGCGAGATCGCCACGCCCAACCTGGATCGGCTGGCGGCGAACGGGCTGCGGTACTCGCAGTTCTACAACACGGCGCGATGCTGGCCGTCGCGGGCGGCGATCATGACCGGCTATTACGCCCAGCAGGTCAACCGCGACCCTGCGAGGACGCGCCCAGGGTGGGCGGCGCTCCTGCCGCAGTTGCTCAAGCCGGCGGGGTATCGGGCTTATCACTCGGGCAAGTGGCACATCGACGGCCCGGTCCTGGCCGGAGGCTTCGATCGGTCGTACCTGTCTGAGGACTACGACCGCCATTTCACGCCGAAGAAGCACCAGATCGACGACAAGCCGCTGCCGCCGGTTAAGCCTGGCGACGGCTACTACAGCACCACGGCCATCGCCGACCACGCCGTCGACTGGCTCGCTGAACACGAAAACAAACACAAGGACGAGCCGTTCCTCCTCTACCTGGCGTTCATCGCGCCCCACTTCCCGATCCAGGCGCCGCAGGAGGACATCGACCGCTATCGCACGCGATACCTCGAAGGCTGGGACGCCCTTCGCGAAGCCCGCCGCAATCGCCAGAAGGAGTTGGGGCTGCTTGACGCCGCGTTGTCTCCGCGCGACCCGAAGACGATCCCCAGTTGGAACCTCCCCGAAGCCGAACTGAAGAAGCGGATCGGCCCCGGCGAGGCCGGCTACGCCGTGGCCTGGGACTCGCTCACCGACGAGCAGAAGACGTTCCAGGCGACCAAGATGGCGATCCACGCCGCGATGGTCGACCGCCTCGACCGCGAAGTCGGCAAGGTCCTGGCGAAGCTGGAGGCGGCAGGAATGATGGACGACACCCTCATCCTCTTCGCCTCCGACAACGGCGCCAGCGCCGAGGAGATCATCCGAGGCGACGGCCACGACCCGAACGCTCCCGCCGGCGCGGATCACACGTTCCTCTCGCTGGGCCCCGGTTGGTCGACCGCGTCGAACACGCCCTTCCGGCTTCACAAGTCGTGGAACCATGAGGGAGGCGTGGCGACGCCGCTGATCGCCCACTGGCCGGCGCGGATCAAGTCGAAGGGTCAGTTCCGCCGCGCTCCGGGGCACCTGATCGACGTCGCCCCCACGCTGCTGGAGTTGGCGGGTCTCTCTGCTCCCGATTCGTGGGAAGGCCGCCCTCGGCCGTCACTGCCGGGCAAGAGCCTGGTCCCAACCTTCGACGCCGACGTCGCCGTTAATCGCGACGTCATCTTCTTCAGGCACGAGAAGAACAAGGCGCTCCGCCGGGGCGACTGGAAGATCGTCGCCGCCGGCCAGAACGCCCCGTGGGAACTCTACGACCTGGCCGTCGACCGCTCCGAGACCCGCAACCTCGCCGCCGAGAAGCCCGAGATCGTCCGAGAGATGGCCGAAATCTGGGGCCGTCTCGACCGTGAGTATCAAGAGCAGGGGGCCTCGGGGGGCAAGTAG
- a CDS encoding HEPN domain-containing protein has product MNRSDLQQLAEDRVLGAEALLSAARWSGAYYLAGYAIECALKACIARRTKEFDFYDPEIAKKVFTHHLPTLLNLAKLEKQLEQDSQMIIAGSSGLLLTENWSALKDWNERKRYEQTVEAVAHAIYDAVADPVAGVLPWIKQYW; this is encoded by the coding sequence ATGAATCGATCCGACCTCCAGCAACTCGCCGAGGACCGTGTTCTGGGCGCGGAGGCCCTCCTCTCCGCCGCCCGCTGGTCCGGAGCCTACTATCTTGCAGGCTACGCGATCGAATGCGCGCTCAAGGCCTGCATCGCCAGGCGGACGAAGGAATTCGACTTCTACGACCCGGAAATCGCCAAGAAGGTGTTCACGCATCATCTGCCGACGCTGCTCAACCTGGCCAAGCTTGAGAAACAACTTGAACAGGACAGCCAGATGATCATTGCGGGCTCGTCTGGTCTACTCTTGACCGAGAACTGGTCTGCTCTAAAGGATTGGAACGAGCGCAAGCGATATGAGCAGACGGTCGAGGCCGTCGCTCACGCCATCTACGACGCCGTGGCGGACCCTGTCGCCGGAGTGCTTCCATGGATCAAGCAATACTGGTGA
- a CDS encoding Gfo/Idh/MocA family protein, which yields MIRVGIVGLGFMGRMHYRCWKTQPGATIAAICEANPKVLADAGGAPKGNVQGAADHIDLTGVKTFTSLDDMLASGEVDAISITLPTFVHPEATIKALEAGVHVLCEKPMALNPEECDRMIAAAKATGKVLQIGHCIRFWPEYVVTRDLIQSEKYGKPIAATFRRFSTAPNWSPDNWFADEARSGGQPLDLHIHDTDYVHHVFGMPTTVSSIADGPLAYVSSQYFYPGGPAVVAESTWRMAPTFGFEMSFNIVLEKATIVFDCTRTPAFRVCPAEGEAFTPELPPGDGYTREIDHFARAVAGESVEAVVTPFQSRETVRLVLAEKQSAREGRRVDL from the coding sequence ATGATTCGCGTCGGGATCGTCGGTCTCGGTTTTATGGGCCGGATGCACTATCGCTGCTGGAAGACGCAGCCCGGCGCGACGATCGCGGCGATCTGCGAGGCCAACCCAAAGGTTCTGGCCGACGCCGGCGGGGCTCCCAAGGGGAACGTCCAGGGCGCGGCCGACCACATCGATCTGACGGGCGTGAAGACGTTCACCAGCCTTGACGACATGCTCGCCTCGGGCGAGGTCGACGCGATCTCGATCACCCTCCCCACCTTCGTTCACCCGGAGGCGACGATCAAGGCCCTGGAGGCCGGCGTCCACGTCCTCTGCGAGAAGCCGATGGCGTTGAACCCTGAGGAATGCGATCGGATGATCGCCGCCGCCAAGGCGACGGGCAAGGTCCTTCAGATCGGTCACTGCATCCGGTTCTGGCCAGAGTACGTCGTCACCCGCGACCTGATCCAGTCGGAGAAGTACGGCAAACCGATCGCCGCCACCTTCCGGCGGTTCTCGACCGCCCCCAACTGGAGCCCGGACAACTGGTTCGCCGACGAGGCCCGCTCCGGCGGCCAGCCTCTCGACCTGCACATCCACGACACCGATTACGTCCATCACGTCTTCGGTATGCCGACGACCGTTTCCTCCATCGCCGACGGCCCGCTGGCCTACGTCTCCAGCCAGTATTTCTACCCCGGCGGCCCGGCGGTCGTCGCGGAAAGCACCTGGCGGATGGCCCCGACCTTCGGCTTCGAGATGAGCTTCAACATCGTGCTGGAGAAGGCGACGATCGTCTTCGACTGCACCCGCACCCCCGCCTTCCGCGTTTGCCCCGCCGAGGGCGAGGCCTTCACGCCCGAACTCCCCCCCGGCGACGGCTACACCCGCGAGATCGACCACTTCGCCCGCGCCGTCGCCGGCGAGTCCGTCGAGGCCGTGGTCACCCCCTTCCAGTCCCGCGAAACCGTCCGCCTCGTACTGGCGGAGAAGCAGTCGGCCCGCGAGGGAAGGCGGGTCGACCTCTGA
- a CDS encoding ligand-binding sensor domain-containing protein, with product MPRISFLALLHLGAFVLLAPTVGAQVGGERVTGRLAGGRAVEAVIHRPVNALSAAVRSGDSIIAATPAGGLLRFDGPTPRLARERWDLDSPIACLGRGPDESVFAGLTDGRIGRIDPKSLALTEVVRLTQEPVWIGWSSAAGDGKGGFAAVVRGEIHDLAAGRVIKTEKGISTCLVDREGRLWVGFDGGEWGGRVARVDLRTGTIAEIPPPPQPPTKFDPKPKPYWPGVYGFVELRDGQVWALGGVLHMGLAEAWIIRVDALMPSVLLARSKPPNVDFAQMPVGPVAPVTHVVERDDDLIVLSYSDIFRVDKALKDWKSADELDIRYKSGRPDAMASYPAVQALLPPSRVGESIVVATAGEGLIVLNGGKTAPLSSNGRLGASEIHRIEKSAEGILFIEDDEFPIWTLGSDGWKTVDLAPPFQIDPNSDAPEFERDFKAWAETQVFVAPDETIYTVSWTGHNPGTVATARREAGKSILLGLETSSVGGAGTFLTPDGTLWDMDDWLRRFSNGRWKRVAPRSEIRSPSRPYGCLTPKGPPWLVVDRDYEYGSAHPWRLVPDAPDVQRRLTEIELSENGEDLWFKAAIPWDNGLTLFATSAGMRTYDVVADQFDKVDFPIPPEPKKLRALARDGRGRLWLGGDQGLFLAVAGAKSVEAFDAIPEFHGVEALALAADPAHADGVIASLGARGVAFVRALEP from the coding sequence ATGCCACGAATTTCATTCCTGGCCCTTCTACACCTCGGAGCCTTCGTCCTGCTCGCCCCGACGGTCGGAGCCCAAGTCGGAGGCGAGCGAGTGACGGGTCGACTCGCTGGAGGACGCGCCGTCGAGGCCGTCATCCACCGCCCGGTCAACGCCCTGTCTGCGGCCGTCCGATCGGGCGATTCGATCATCGCCGCGACTCCGGCCGGCGGCCTGTTGCGATTCGACGGCCCCACCCCGCGACTGGCCCGCGAGCGTTGGGACCTCGACTCGCCGATCGCCTGCCTCGGTCGGGGCCCGGACGAGTCCGTCTTCGCCGGCCTGACCGACGGCCGGATCGGTCGCATTGACCCAAAAAGTCTTGCGCTCACGGAGGTCGTTCGACTGACGCAGGAGCCGGTTTGGATCGGCTGGAGTTCGGCGGCTGGCGACGGCAAAGGGGGGTTCGCGGCAGTCGTGAGGGGGGAAATCCACGACCTCGCCGCGGGTCGCGTGATCAAAACCGAGAAGGGGATATCCACCTGCCTCGTCGATCGCGAGGGCCGCCTATGGGTTGGTTTCGACGGGGGAGAGTGGGGCGGCCGCGTCGCGCGTGTCGACCTGAGGACAGGCACGATTGCCGAGATTCCTCCGCCGCCCCAACCGCCCACGAAGTTCGACCCCAAACCCAAGCCCTACTGGCCGGGAGTCTACGGATTCGTCGAGCTGCGCGACGGCCAGGTCTGGGCGCTCGGCGGCGTCTTGCATATGGGTCTCGCCGAGGCTTGGATCATACGCGTCGACGCCCTGATGCCGAGTGTGTTGCTGGCTCGAAGCAAGCCGCCGAACGTCGATTTCGCTCAGATGCCCGTCGGTCCGGTCGCCCCCGTCACCCACGTCGTCGAGCGTGACGACGATCTGATAGTCCTCTCGTACAGCGATATTTTCCGTGTCGACAAGGCGCTGAAAGATTGGAAGTCGGCCGATGAACTCGACATCCGTTATAAGAGCGGCCGCCCCGACGCCATGGCTTCTTATCCAGCCGTCCAGGCGCTCTTACCCCCGTCGCGCGTGGGCGAGTCGATCGTCGTCGCGACTGCCGGGGAGGGGCTCATTGTCCTGAACGGCGGCAAGACTGCTCCGCTGAGTTCGAACGGCCGGCTCGGAGCCTCAGAAATCCACCGAATCGAGAAGTCAGCCGAAGGGATCCTCTTCATCGAGGACGACGAGTTTCCCATCTGGACCCTGGGCTCTGACGGGTGGAAGACCGTCGACCTGGCCCCGCCATTTCAGATCGACCCTAACAGCGACGCCCCCGAGTTCGAACGCGACTTCAAGGCGTGGGCCGAAACCCAGGTTTTCGTAGCCCCAGATGAGACGATCTACACCGTGAGCTGGACCGGACACAATCCCGGCACGGTCGCCACCGCGCGTCGCGAGGCCGGCAAGTCGATCCTCTTGGGGCTGGAGACCTCTTCGGTGGGAGGCGCGGGAACCTTCCTCACGCCCGATGGGACTCTCTGGGACATGGACGACTGGCTGCGGCGATTCTCCAACGGCCGTTGGAAACGCGTCGCTCCCCGGAGCGAGATTCGCTCGCCCTCCCGACCTTACGGCTGTCTCACCCCCAAGGGGCCGCCTTGGCTGGTGGTCGACCGCGATTATGAGTATGGCTCGGCCCATCCGTGGCGACTCGTCCCCGATGCGCCCGACGTCCAGCGCCGGCTGACGGAGATCGAGTTGTCTGAGAACGGCGAGGACTTGTGGTTCAAGGCGGCGATCCCCTGGGACAACGGCCTCACCCTATTCGCCACCAGCGCGGGGATGCGTACCTACGACGTCGTCGCCGACCAGTTCGACAAGGTCGATTTCCCTATCCCGCCCGAACCGAAGAAGCTGCGAGCCCTGGCCCGAGACGGCCGGGGCCGTCTGTGGCTGGGGGGCGACCAGGGACTGTTCCTGGCCGTGGCCGGGGCGAAGTCGGTGGAGGCGTTCGACGCGATCCCCGAATTCCACGGCGTCGAGGCGCTGGCCCTCGCCGCCGACCCGGCCCATGCCGACGGCGTGATCGCCTCGCTCGGGGCGCGGGGCGTCGCGTTCGTGAGGGCGCTCGAACCTTAG
- the rtcA gene encoding RNA 3'-terminal phosphate cyclase gives MSSPKSPSSSERLVVLDGSHGEGGGQILRTALSLSLLTGKPFRIVKIRANRDKPGLRPQHKMAVEAAARLGRADVLGAEVGSRDLVFRPGSIEAGDLTLDIGTAGSTGLVLQTLHLPLAMRSETARRVALTGGTFNPKAPAFLFLEQTWRGHLANLGMPLALAMPSAGFYPKGGGRLEAWIEPAQPRPWIRTTRGDLVRIRGVAGTSNLRDDVARRMRERALSRLADEGWNVEIDIETASWPSPGQGAAIALTAEHAGTAPAAFVGLGERGKPAEQVADEAVDELLDFLAVPDAAVDPHSADQILLPLALAEGRSVYTVSEVTDHLRTNVATIRAFLDREIEVEEPVTPDQPGRVVIS, from the coding sequence GTGTCCTCTCCCAAGTCCCCGTCTTCCTCGGAACGTCTCGTCGTCCTCGACGGCTCGCACGGCGAGGGAGGCGGCCAGATCCTGCGGACGGCGCTGTCGCTGTCGCTGCTGACGGGCAAGCCGTTTCGGATCGTGAAGATCCGGGCCAACCGCGACAAGCCGGGGCTTCGCCCCCAGCACAAGATGGCCGTCGAGGCCGCCGCCCGACTGGGCCGCGCCGACGTTCTCGGCGCGGAGGTCGGCTCGCGCGACCTGGTCTTCCGCCCTGGCTCGATCGAGGCCGGCGACCTCACGCTGGACATCGGCACCGCCGGCTCCACCGGCCTGGTCCTGCAGACGCTCCACCTACCTCTGGCGATGCGGTCCGAGACCGCCCGCCGCGTGGCGCTGACGGGCGGGACGTTCAACCCCAAGGCCCCGGCCTTCCTCTTCCTGGAACAGACCTGGCGCGGACATCTGGCGAACCTGGGGATGCCCCTGGCGCTGGCGATGCCCTCGGCCGGCTTCTACCCCAAGGGGGGCGGACGCCTGGAAGCCTGGATCGAGCCCGCCCAGCCTCGCCCCTGGATCCGTACGACTCGGGGAGATCTGGTCCGCATTAGGGGCGTCGCCGGGACTTCGAACCTCCGCGACGACGTCGCCCGCCGGATGCGCGAGCGGGCCCTCTCGCGGCTGGCCGACGAGGGCTGGAACGTGGAGATCGACATCGAGACCGCCTCGTGGCCGAGCCCCGGCCAGGGGGCGGCCATCGCCCTCACGGCCGAGCACGCCGGCACCGCGCCGGCCGCGTTCGTTGGTCTAGGCGAGCGCGGCAAGCCCGCGGAACAGGTCGCCGACGAGGCCGTGGACGAACTGCTCGATTTCCTGGCCGTCCCCGACGCCGCCGTCGACCCCCATTCCGCCGACCAGATCCTGCTCCCCCTGGCGCTGGCCGAGGGCCGATCGGTCTACACGGTCTCGGAGGTCACGGACCACCTCCGCACCAACGTCGCCACCATCCGCGCGTTCCTCGACCGCGAGATCGAAGTCGAAGAGCCCGTCACCCCCGACCAACCCGGCCGCGTGGTGATCTCCTGA